Part of the Lytechinus variegatus isolate NC3 chromosome 16, Lvar_3.0, whole genome shotgun sequence genome, CCGCGTACTGGAAGAAAACCCGCAATTTCGTCATCCATTCGTTGCGGCACTTTGGTGTCGAACGACAGAGCTTTGAAGGTGTCATCGCGTCTGAGGCCGACAACCTTATCAAAGGCCTCCGAGAAAGAGGTACCCTCGACCCACTAATGAACCTCCAGTCGTGTACATGCAACGTCATTTGTGGCGTTGTTTTCGGGAAACAGTACACCCTCGACGATCCGCGGTTCGTTGACCTCCTCGATACCCTTTACATATCTCTGCGGGCCATCGAATACGCTGCGGTGAGCAGCCTCGTCCCAGGCCTGCACTACTTACCCGGATGCTCCTACCAAAAGTTCTACGGCCATATGGACAAGCTGATTCAGTTCTTCCGCGAGGAAATCGACGCCCGCGACCAGAAATCAGACCCCGATTACCCACGTGACCTCATTGACATGTACCTATCCGAAATTAACCGAACCACGCCTGAAGACCCGACGTATGGTCTCTTTAGTAAGACTAACCTGCAGTTTGTTGTGAATGATCTGTTCATGGCAGGCACGGAGACACTTGCTACTACCTTGTATTGGATGATTCTTCTCCTCGGTTCTCATCCTAGCATACAGGAAAAATTGCACAAAGAGATGGATGACGTAACGTATGAGTGCGATCACGTGACAATGGCCGATGGTGCATCAATGCCGTATACCAAGGTTGGTAATCGAATGTATTTGGTAGCTAGGTTAAGGTACAAAGCCCTCGATTTGACTTATAGGACGGTTATGCAGTTAAATCAGTCAAGATATTCCAATGTCCAAGTACTCGTAGAAGGACTCGCGGACTTCCTCAGAATCGCATATACCAGCATTATAGTCTGGTCCAGGTTTTAGGGGTATATCGGCGAATTCATTGAGGAGTGGGGGTGGATGTACTCAGGGAATTTTCTGACGAGAAACAACGGAAGTGTCACTCCAAGTTCGGCCCCCTAAATATGGCAAGCAAAATCACCCCATCTCCTAAAAAAGGTCGTATCTGCGTTCTCATTTACAAAATGGTCACAATAGGTAACAAACTTATACCACATTCCTACTCAACTGCGTGTAAATTTAGGTCAAGTAAGAGCTGCACCTTTTTGCCTGCGCAAATTGGGCCTGCGCCTGGTTGCTAATACCATGATATATCACCAGTATGACGCTGTGTCATCAAACTTTATAACTACGTCATTAAATAAATGAAGTCTCGCTCCATCTTATCCGTAGGCAACGATCGACGAATGTCTTCGCTATGCCAGTGTCGCCATCTCCTCGATGCGCTCAACGACATCCGCTGTGACGATCGACAACTACCACCTCGAAGTCGGGACATGGATCATGCTGAACTACGAATACTCTTCGTTTGACCCAGAATGTTGGCCAGAACCTAGGAAATTTAAGCCCGAGCGCTTCTTGGACGAGCATGGCCAATACTGCCCAGATGAGCATCTGATATCATTTAGTTTGGGTAGGTAAACCCGCTGCACACTCTATTCGGTCCGTTGCGATCCGCTcagttaaaaaatattgtaaaagcACGAGATATGTAtatttctgaaggtttccatggcgaagaagaatagtgtagtaggtttgacggtacaccatgtatctttctctctctagaaattgggtggtccttttcaggaccaacacttgcccaaaaGAGATTGggggtccttttcaggaccaacacttgcccaagaaagacaCATGGTTTATCGTGAAACCTACCACACTATGAGATATGTACATTCCAACCTTTAATTGCATATTTTTCTCGCAACCAAGATAGAAGGGAGTTCTGTTGTCTCTTTCGTGTTCGACGCTATTTCAAACTGAACAACGCCATGAAAATATGCAGAAGACGTAAAAAAGTATCAATGCCGCCTCCTCAGTAAGGGTTTGGCTCATCGTGTTGAATCCATTGACGTTATCATGGTTCTTGGCCTTCATGGTTATTGGCCTTCTCTCGTCCGCAAAATGACTTTTCTTATACACGAATGAACAAGGTGGCGGCACCAGGTTTTTTCATATACACGTCGGTAGGCAAACGTGGTTAAAAGATCTTATAAAAGGTGACAAGATGGGACAACTTTTTGCCGCCTCTGACTATTCCGCTCAGAAGCGGGGTGCCGGTGGGTCGTATCTTCGACATCCCCTTAACATTGGTACCGCAAATGTATGAACGACTCATACACGTCCGTGGTCCACGGTTTCTGACATGAAGACATGACCTGAGTTTATCGGAAAATGCGTCGGTGTCCCCATTGAAAGGAGTGTGATGTtcaataaatttcttttttttttcttctattccaAAACTGCAAACAGGTAAGCGCAACTGCATCGGGGAGAAGTTAGGACGCATGGAACTCTTCCTTTTCTTCGCGAATATCGTCAAGAACTTCGAGCTGGTCTTCCCGGATGACGCGCCCCATCCAAACCTCGAAGCAGTCCCAGGGGGTATGGTGAGGACTCCGCACAGGTATAGGGTCTCCTTCAAAGACAGAAAAGCATCAGGGACGTGAATCATTGAACGGAACCATGGCCATCGACAAGTTTGACCGATCAAGAAGGGTCCGTCGCAATGACAAGGACAATTgtgtacttaaaaaaataagccATGAATAAACTTCGGTAATTTGCAAAGCTGCTAGTTCAGTTACACATgactttattttaatttgtaaattattgatatttataaGAGGAatacgatatatatatattttggataCTGTGTATATTTatgtgtaaaaaataaatattttattttcatatctctTATTTCTACCGCACTGAATACAAGTGACGAATTATTAGCTTGCAAGTAGACTGAAACTAGCTCCCCTGCGTCGGAACTTCTAAGTTTATATTCCCGATTAAACTTTTGTTCTCCATTTGCGATAAACCGATAAAAGgtgttattttcttgttttgcttttcatttaaatttagaTCCTTGCACATGAATGTATAATTGCATGAAGGTACCTGTCGTAGGATCAAAACGCTCTTTTTACTCTCGAAAACATGCAAATGCCTATTTTATGCCGTGTGTGTTAAAAATGATAGattttaatttagaaaaaaatccggTCGCTACATCCTCGAGTACATAAAATCCTTCTTTGATTAAAATATCACAATTTCAAACCACtttgttggaaaaaaaaaatgttcaaagtCACCATCTGAAATACTCCCTCTCGCGTACTTTCAAGAATGCTGTTTAAAACCACCGCGcaccttcatcatgttcatgaccTTACGATTGGACTGCGACCTcatttggaataaaacgtagtagaataCGATGTTATTATTGAGACATTAAGCGCGCCGTGTTTGTTGTTTGGATAATCGTTCCACGTGTAGCGCATCAAGCGACCCTGTCTCGGACCAGTCTCGGGCAGGATTGTGTTATCACCGAATCCAAAGCAGTCTCGGGGAGCCCAGAGAACGGTCTCGGAACACATCGCCAGGTGGTCCGAGATAGCTCAGAAGGGGTCTCGGGTAGGTTTGTGCGTTTACACCGGATTAGAAACCTGCCCGAGACTGGTCTCGAGGTGCCCCGAGACTACTTAGGAATTCCGGTGTAACAGAGGTTTTATACGACCATTCTTGCCCACTCAACCCCTTCCCGTTGGAAACGAGTCACCGCATGCGACTGTGTTTATGGTATACACGTAGCGTCTTAAAGTGAGTTGCTCACATCTTTTCAGGTGCAATCGATATAGATTTGTACTCAAActcattatgaaataaatatatatatagttctTCATTTAAGACCGATTTCGATTTCTTTTAGTGTAAACAATATGTGATGGAGAGACAAATAATGAGCTAGAAGGGTAGGGAAGAAAGGGCGGTGATGGTGGAGATGTTCAGAGGGAGTTGCTATTGTCcgacaaaagaaataataatcatacttatatagcgcttaaaaCCTTATTAAAAGTCtgtaagcgctctacagtaatGCTGCCTAATTACCCTGGCTTGAGCAGTGAAACTGTCAcgctgcatttcaaggaataaattcctaccaggtacccattcactttacctgggttgagtgcagcacaatgttaataaatttcttgctgaaggaaagatGCCATGGCTAGGAATACAACCCAGGTCCCTTAGATTGACGAGAGTCAAAACTAGACCACCACACCCCTGTTGTTCGTGAGAGTTATAGTCCCACTTGCATTGCCATTTCGTCTCCTGCCAACCCGCCCCTGAGTCACCAAATGATCTACTTTCATGATACAAAGATAACTTTGGGAGATCCTGCTTTTGCCTGTGCAGCCCCAAAATTAGGGAATGGTTTGCCGTATGTAATGAGATCCTGTCCATCAGCAGAAACGTTCAAACTTAAACTAAAAACCTATCTGTTCAAATAATTCCCATACATTTCTTTACCCCGTTTTCTAAATTTGTTCTCAAGCATTTCACTAGCTCTTAATTGCAGCGAAGTAGAACAtgatataggatatttatattgcgcacgtatccaccttgttaggtgctcaaggcgctcctttattacccggctaagctaggcgttcatagcgcacacagctccttaagcatgttaaggaattacttcctaccagaAGAATATAAATATGGACATAGTTTCTGCGCTATATACTGTATCGGTATATTATTTATTACTATTAACTGTAATGCCAGTCCGTCCAACATTTGGTccattaaccatttggtccaatcatcactccgtctaatcaccatttcctCTATGACCATTtggtctcataaccagttggtctaatatccatttcattttcattcattttgcacaatatttaacacttagtccaattagaccaattggtaTATGgaataaatggctattggaccaactggtttttagactgaatggcattagactaaatgaaagtagaccatgtggtgagtggacgattTGATGGTAGacaaaatgatagtagacgagtcggcaattggacgaattggcattagaagAATTGGAAACAAGCCCTTGCAGAGGTGAGAGGGGGTGGGACGACCTTCTCCCAAAGGCTGTTGTACTATAAtcgattttatttatttcattttttttttgggggggtgcgATTACGCACTACTGGATAATGTTCAGGGCCCCGTTTTACAAacagttacaattgatccaattaatcataactctatggaaatccatcagtgtcataattttttctacaggaaatttgcacaatgtcctttataaataaagagaagcacactgaattttcaagaaaacaataaatgcatgaatatacatcataattagaaaatattttgaataaacatgcataatagatgttgaagttgctggccgtccatagttgtgattgatcggatcaatcgtaaatctttgtaagatggggccgtGGCGTTAATTCACCTAATTCATAGATATTTCATTGAGCACAAGGAAGGATCACCCGTCGTGCGTAAAATCATGCAGAACTTGCGAACACGCCTGCCATGGCAAGGTGTTGTGGCCGAGGTGTAAGGCGCCCGACTACACCATAAcagtccggggttcgattctCTGCACGCCCTTGACCAAGTCGTTTTTATCTACATTGCTTATTCTTCTATCCAGTAAATGAAAATGCTTCATGAATTATTGATGCCAGTGTGCgcacgtttttttttaatatggccAAGTGGTCTAAGATTCCTGACTATACACACGAAAgcccggggttcgatcccctgTCATGGCACTTATTCCAGTGAGCAAGGCATTAAATCAACTGTGCTCTTTTTTcctacattgaaataaatgaaaatgctatatgcattctGGGTATTCTATGTgtgcattttaaaaatgattatgtCGAGAGCAAATGGGGATTACCCCTTGTATTTTACTATGGAAttggaaaagagagagagttcGTGCGCGCAtgagtgagggtgtgtgtgtgtgtgtgtgagggagagagagtgagagaaagggggaatCAGCGGCTTTATGGGAAGAGGGgattagaaagaaaaagaaaaggatgtGTAGACAGTTTAAAATCTATCTGGTAATGAAAAAAAGGCTTCAAAGCGTGACTTTCATCCATACTATTACATATTATTTAATCCTATCATGTAGGCCTTCTATTCTACCTTTGTACTGAACACAATACCCGACAcaattcttttctttcaggCATTTGCACGCCCCTCGATTTCCAACGCCGCAGTTACACCTTCGAAACTGACGCTATATATCTAAGGAAACATTTACGTTAGTTTCAATCGTGCAATAATGATCGATATTACGTTAGTTCTGTTGGTGTTCAAAATACGGCGCCAGGGTATTTAAACCAATTCCAGTACGATGGTTGCCCGAGCTGCTGAAATGAGTGATAGATAGCATGGTCATTGTTCACAGACGCGTTGTCGAGGGAACACACCGCCACACACCCGCGCTCTCTCCTCATTGGAGAACCGGTGTACATGGAGGCGAGAAATCACATTTCCatccttaaaatgtcacaaaGCTCGTGATGATTACACCgtaaatatttttctaatttacCACTGTGGTGGATATCGATGAGGATTACTTTGTAATTGCTCGTGGAGTGACTGTCACCCTTAGCCGGGAGTGCGCCAAATAACCAATTGTTTGCCACCGGAAACTTAATACCGCTTGCGGGTTGAGCTCTGTGTGGTTTTCTGCGAAGAATCCGCGAGTTCGCCATCAAGATGGATATTATTTGATTGAATCAACTCTTCAGCTCCTTTTCTTATCAAGTCAAAAAACATCTTCAAAATACCTCCTTTTGCATTGATATAACACAATAACACAGTATTGAAGGAGATAAGATAGTGGTTTGTACGTCGTGTTGGCGTTTTGTCAGGTGTAAGTTTTTTAGTGCTCTCTTTCTTCAGGATCGAGCTTCACATTGaccacaaaataatcataaatctGGCTTGCCAATGAGAGGATTTTGTTGGGTTTCCCCAAGGATATAGATCAGACCGAATCTTTAAgaggtaagtttttttttcatgtttgttgtttattattttcttcttattcatttattccatttttcattttgaatatctattgaattatcattattttcttttattcatatctttctattcattaattttatatgtatgtatagGCATATTTGTGGTGTTTATGTTCGTTTAAAGTAATAAGAAAGGAAAGttattaacatttaaaaaataaaaatggataagTAAAGAGCAATAACATAATAAGTAATTTGCTATtcagaaaattatgatattgtttACCCTGACGCAAAGTGGACCATGATATATTCAGTCAAACTAAGAAGAGTATTGGGTAAAACTCCGtcagaaaaaaacaaagtaatTGATTTTAAAACGTTTGGATTTGTGACGGCACGCGATCAGCAGTTCCATTGAATTTTaagttaaaatattcatatagaTATTCTTTTctaaaattgagaaatatatcagATACAACAAGAGAAGATAAAGTGTGTCACATTccaatacaaaatatttggcccataaagaaaatatgtaatgTACATGAAATTCAGAAGCAATAGCGTAAAGGCaacaatatgaaaatcaaatcagGAATTCATCATTAAAACAGTGCCTACAtgggtaggaagtaattcctttaaaaaagctgtgtgcgctataaACGCCttgcttagccgggtaatataggaacgccttgagcacctaacaaggtggatatgtgcgcaatataaataccctatattattacaTAACATTTTCTTACAAGCGCTCTTAAAATTTGTGttccatttttatattcaatgattcgaataaataatattaatgcattctcaaattcatatatatacacacacccacgcaTCTCAAGCAAACCGCAAATGCGTACgcacatacacacacgcacaaaCACCGCTCTCTACCAACGATAGCAAACGCACCACGtggcaaaagaaaatatgcatAAACTAACAAATTTGTGATTTCTAATCAACCATTTTAACAGCAGCAGAATGCCTAGTATAACAAGTCCAAAGTTCATTTAAACACTCGAATACGAGAAATGTGTTTGCAGCGTTTGTCGCCAACAGTAACTGTATGTCAGAAACAAATCAATTGCTTCGGCTACGTGATAATTTTCTTACAGGCTTTAAGCAttattaacattttgttttattgcgATTTTATTAGACTTTTAAGGAGGactgtaaaaaaagtaaatgctAACCATACCACTGGAAGCAAACTTGGCGGGGCTTGGAGCCTACTTCTACTACGTCTAGTACTACGTCGTCATGAACTACTATACTGATGCTACTACATACTACTCCTACTTAAACTatagtctactactactatactactcctactaccactgagactactgctactacttctgctactagtAGTAccacttatactactactaccaccactactattaTTTTTTCCTGGATATTGTACTGTtcctactacaacaactactactactgttacttctactactactactactactactactactactactactactactactactactactactactactactactattattactactactactactactactactactactactactactactactactactactactactactactactgctgctgctactactactactactactactattactactactactactactactactactactactactacttctactgttcTTCTACACTAATGATACAACTACTTCTAATGATTCGTCATTTTTCTCATAATATCATTATTCCATGGATACTCTTCAATTAAAAATGTGAGTGGCGATCTAATTAAAATCTAAACTACTTGAGTTGTAATGGCGAGTACTTGCCAAAAAGTTCTACTACATGAATATCGAATATCTGAGCATCGGTTTGGCATTGAATCCAGCGCCTCCTTGCGTAAAATTTACCATTATTAAAACTTTGCCATCAAATGGTAACCACCAtgcaatgtttaaaaaaaaccagATTATTTTATAGaagaacaattaaaaaacagattttacagaaagaaataactaaatcattctgtaaatgtTATAACAAGAAAGATCttctacaattttacagaacatgtcagtttttaaaaaggggaaaacagttttatttatacaatacatttttttaagttacatacaccaaataccaattttctgctattttacacaaattcatgtaagattacacaggtgttctcgagactccgCTGCAGgaattttgggttttttttaaaagtagaaATGTTCTAACAGTGTGGAAACACTGATCAAcagcaaatcaaaatcaaggattccatgcaagtttaATTGTatagcaaagttaccataatgttaacttttatgcaacggggctcATGCAGGACCTCACATAATATGcaaaaatcaccaccaccaccaccaatgtAGCATTGCGCTACGTACGATAATGGCGCTTACTTAAACGGAAGgacttaaaaaaaagcttttacCGGATACCTGACGAAGAAGCGACCTCACGAGGCGAGTAATTGCGTGCAAAACTCAGCGTGCATGCAATTAATTAACGGCCTTGTTAAACCCGTTTATGGATCCTGTACAAATAATCTCTCGTTAGACAAACACGGCAGCAGCTATCTAGAGCATCATAATCTGTTATTTTAGAAAGGAATTTGCATGTTTGAACGAAAAGTGCCTCTGGTAGCAGTTGAAAGTGTACGTGGTTGTCATTGGCAATCATGTGTTACGCTCCCTCTGCACActctttgttttcttcaaaggaTTTTAaaatttccataaaaaatttgcttgtaataaaaaagaaacaaattcaATTGATTGACTTTTAGCTAATTTGGCCGTCAATTATTCGAAACCTTTTAAGAACAACAtcacaaaatgcaaaaaaaacaataatacttCATAATGCTTTGTTATATACATCTCGACAAATATTACTGGCATTTGTATATTTCTAACGTTTCTTCAAcggaattattattataattattttattgttttgattataatcattattattattgtaattattatcattattatgattataattattactattatattatgattatcatgtaCCTGAGGTGTAGCGTTCTGAAGAATGAGAGTGGATACTGATATTTACTAATGTTATttattgataatataataataataataataataggcatttatattccgaggcgcgttgttatcattattattaccccggctttagctcgagctgcctttcagagCTCATGCATTCAacgaattaatcctgccgggtaccaaTTCGCCTCACATGGGTcgaatgcagcacaatgtggataaatttcttgctgaaggaaattacgccaaccccccccccctctcctctctcctTTCCCTCACTCCAgctctttcctctctctctctctctctctctccatggAAAAGCTTTACAACTACATACAAAACATACAATAATTAAAGAACATTGACGTAACAAAAGCAGTGTGAATACTCAATTCATGGTTTCATCAGTAACACCACAAACGCATGGGTAATCAGAAAGACAGAATGCAGTGGAATGATTCACAATAATGCAACATGATAACTAATTATGTGGTAGGTCTATATTTATGTATGTGCATTCATCTAAAATCGATGCAAAACCATGCTAGCCTCTGGAAGTGTGAGAACAGCTAATTAGAAGGACTTGTCAGCACAGAAAGTGTCACTTTAATCAATTGCCCGCTTTGAATAAATACCGTCTCGGTgaatgggggaggggtgggcATTAataaagcaatttttgtaaaattgcCGATCATCTGCGATCACCGGTTATAATGTTTATCtcttaatttgtatttatatgaCTTTGTATTAGAATCAAGGCAAAACATGtaatatagaaaaaaagaaaaaaacaaggcaaactttttttcataaaatgctaTATTGGTCTTATatttgaaatgtatatatatatttttttattttgtgtttcgTAATCCAAAGCGATGGGATTAATGTTAATCCTGTAATGGCATTTTTACCGTTTTACAGGTGGGCCCTGCATAACGTaagttatccttttttttcgaaattaaTTCTGAGTGTCATGCTAGAGAGCAGAAGGAAGCTCCCACTCAGTAGCGGTTCCGGGTATGGTCACCCCCCATAAAGGCCATCTAAAGATTTGTGGAAAATGTCGTGCATACATTTTTTCCCCGTGgactatctttttttcttaacaaAAATGCCCCCCTGTGATTCATTTGCATTAAGGGATGGTTGCTTTGCCTTGAACTAACATTATTTTGTGTTCATAATGAtttcattctcatttcattccaaaataacttgatgccattttttaaaaatccgaatCAAATGTATTCTTTAACCAACCTATTAAAAATTTTCGCATATctaaatttctgatattttttttatttatttaaaatcacGTAACGATTGGGTTGGATCCCCCTTTAAATGTTAAAGCATTCGAACATATGTCATATTGGGTGTCCAATTTGAATATAGAGCTGCACTGCCTTTTAACACTGTCCGGGCTGGCGCCGCGCATTTCAAACTAAATTATGTATATCATTGAATGTACCACTATACGATCATGAATTCAATAAAGAAATTGCATAATTCATTTGGCTTTCCAAGGCTGGGCTCTTTTTGCTATGAATAACGACCTCCGTGCAGGCATGAAGGGATACATAtccaatttatttgaaataaaattctgaTAAGTAAATGGTTTATATTTGTTCTTGGCTCCGTAACAaatgtttgcaatcaattgcttaataccaatgaccaatcaagttCATCGTTGCATGTGCgctctgtttaaaatactgtCTGGGAAGCAcgggaaccaatcagtgcggttctttcatattcatCGCAAAccgtgttacggagccctgggtcccgtaacacaaaggttggcgattaatcgtacacttgaattttacgattgattgtgtATTGTAGTCAGTGCAATTGATCGTAGAAAAGTgtttctacgatcattgctaagctttgtgt contains:
- the LOC121430368 gene encoding cytochrome P450 2C16-like, whose product is MFCCLHQRQIQPSVYSGGVYKHLTKWIFRICLRGDCVGQDAGCSALRLMLETRCRPITTRLDRAMEPEAFLEDVSIYTVFLALLVLPLTWLVIKHRRTNSEGPTYTLPPGPRRWPLLGNIPGMMMAGDSSKYMSDLVSQYGPIFTLYMGPRPVVVLNKYHSMKKLLLDGHLLSDRGALPALEDYFKGRGVIGSHYTAYWKKTRNFVIHSLRHFGVERQSFEGVIASEADNLIKGLRERGTLDPLMNLQSCTCNVICGVVFGKQYTLDDPRFVDLLDTLYISLRAIEYAAVSSLVPGLHYLPGCSYQKFYGHMDKLIQFFREEIDARDQKSDPDYPRDLIDMYLSEINRTTPEDPTYGLFSKTNLQFVVNDLFMAGTETLATTLYWMILLLGSHPSIQEKLHKEMDDVTYECDHVTMADGASMPYTKATIDECLRYASVAISSMRSTTSAVTIDNYHLEVGTWIMLNYEYSSFDPECWPEPRKFKPERFLDEHGQYCPDEHLISFSLGKRNCIGEKLGRMELFLFFANIVKNFELVFPDDAPHPNLEAVPGGMVRTPHRYRVSFKDRKASGT